Proteins encoded in a region of the Anopheles aquasalis chromosome 2, idAnoAquaMG_Q_19, whole genome shotgun sequence genome:
- the LOC126570743 gene encoding uncharacterized protein LOC126570743 isoform X1: MSARTKRMKKSSWGARERAGMSFLIVVAFFAVFGLIILTEVLMIDDRGRAGSIIVRHGSNGGRFGESVPDYDDVKDDYLDDTGIFVRETKFGGTAVKNILKNQKDLKQSIGISVQTDAVEARSPPVVPWGQMLPSKIEQTLPRYPVDMKPTDGSWEIVNGTRYKFFVFSAFYDRRDGKLVRIIGATKTRGPEKVWCRFWYQTGVNSTKYRSASVMARVKIIRENWNLKYSACFILCPIRGPYQEIPRLVSVVSKIRAAPGNLLILRNTDNDPDFTNRTFSNVPNSIGVCVKPLHFNYDQALYLLEFLELNNLLGASHFTFYNHTIGPKASCVLQHYVDGDLPQFVTSYGERRLVTRHHANGTVSVESNDLHYHMPTSHSEDNSAQLKPKITVNILPWNLRMRSQKEIRTEGLFASLNDCLYRNMYRYSHVALIDLDEFIIPHHNDTLIDLITWLSKRINSRNTGAYSFQNAFFYLQFADDELLHEDGENARANLRAALTTQRKTRRRSKLHPQKQRSKYICKPEAVIEAGNHFVWEFCPGRGSLNVPADAAILHHYRVCEFGGDDCIKTPSLVDRTAHRYSKQLLDRVGTVYSYLKETCNLPDIARSATKLPPTRKKELKIRVPIRKETAKVPTVTENSQNSVVSVATAQETTFTKSVPQASAVEAILKTH, encoded by the exons ATGTCGGCGCGGACGAAACGCATGAAGAAGTCATCCTGGGGGGCCCGGGAGCGCGCGGGAATGAGTTTTCTTATCGTGGTGGCATTTTTCGCCGTATTCGGTCTAATCATCCTTACCGAGGTGTTGATGATTGACGATCGTGGCCGTGCTGGCAGCATTATCGTACGGCACGGTAGCAACGGCGGTCGCTTTGGAGAATCCGTACCAGACTACGACGATGTCAAA GACGACTACTTGGATGACACCGGGATCTTCGTTCGGGAGACCAAATTCGGAGGCACGGCTGTGAAGAATATCCTCAAGAATCAAAAAG ATTTGAAACAATCTATTGGCATATCCGTGCAAACAGATGCTGTCGAAGCGAGAAGCCCACCGGTCGTACCGTGGGGCCAGATGTTACCGTCAAAGATCGAACAAACTTTACCGCGCTACCCAGTGGATAtgaaaccgaccgacggttCGTGGGAGATTGTCAACGGTACGAG GTACAAGTTTTTCGTCTTTTCGGCATTCTACGATCGGCGCGATGGCAAGCTGGTTCGGATAATCGGGGCTACGAAAACGCGTGGACCGGAAAAAGTATGGTGCCGGTTTTGGTACCAAACCGGCGTGAACAGCACCAAGTATCGATCGGCTTCTGTGATGGCTAGGGTGAAG ATTATACGTGAGAACTGGAACCTTAAATATAGCGCCTGCTTTATCCTGTGCCCTATCAGAGGGCCTTATCAAGAGATTCCACGGTTGGTGAGTGTGGTTAGCAAAATCAGGGCAGCACCGGGTAATTTGCTTATCCTGCGAAATACTGACAAC GATCCCGACTTTACGAATCGAACGTTTAGCAATGTTCCAAACAGTATCGGAGTGTGTGTCAAGCCGCTACATTTCAACTACGATCAG GCTTTATATTTGTTGGAGTTCCTAGAACTAAACAATCTGCTAGGTGCCAGTCACTTCACATTCTATAATCATACGATCGGCCCGAAAGCATCGTGCGTCCTGCAGCACTACGTGGACGGCGATCTGCCTCAGTTCGTCACCTCTTATGGTGAACGCAGGTTGGTGACGAGACACCACGCGAACGGAACCGTCTCCGTTGAAAGTAACGATCTGCATTACCACATGCCCACGAGCCACAGCGAGGACAACAGTGCGCAACTCAAGCCAAAAATCACTGTAAATATTTTGCCATGGAATTTACGCATGAGATCACAGAAGGAGATACGTACCGAGGGTCTTTTTGCATCGCTGAACGACTGTTTGTACCGAAACATGTATAG ATACTCACATGTTGCACTGATTGATTTGGACGAGTTTATCATACCCCACCATAATGACACACTGATTGATCTCATCAC CTGGTTGTCCAAGCGAATCAACAGCCGGAACACTGGAGCTTACTCTTTTCAGAATGCATTTTTCTACCTTCAATTCGCTGACGATGAGCTATTGCACGAGGACGGAGAGAATGCCCGGGCGAATCTGCGGGCTGCTCTCACCACTCAGCGCAAAACACGCCGAAGATCAAAGCTGCACCCGCAGAAGCAGCGCTCGAAATACATTTGCAAACCGGAAGCGGTAATCGAGGCTGGAAATCACTTTGTGTGGGAGTTCTGCCCCGGCCGGGGCTCTCTGAACGTACCGGCAGATGCCGCCATTTTGCATCACTATCGA GTTTGTGAGTTTGGTGGCGACGACTGCATCAAAACACCATCGCTGGTAGATCGGACGGCTCATCGCTACTCAAAGCAATTGCTCGATCGCGTAGGAACGGTTTACAGCTACTTGAAGGAAACGTGCAATCTTCCTGATATCGCGAGATCCGCCACGAAACTCCCTCCGACACGAAAGAAAGAGTTAAAGATAAGAGTTCCCATAAGGAAGGAAACCGCGAAGGTTCCAACGGTCACGGAGAACAGCCAGAACAGTGTGGTCAGTGTGGCGACCGCGCAAGAAACCACCTTCACTAAAAGTGTGCCACAGGCGAGCGCCGTTGAAGCCATTCTCAAGACACACTGA
- the LOC126570743 gene encoding uncharacterized protein LOC126570743 isoform X2 codes for MSARTKRMKKSSWGARERAGMSFLIVVAFFAVFGLIILTEVLMIDDRGRAGSIIVRHGSNGGRFGESVPDYDDVKDDYLDDTGIFVRETKFGGTAVKNILKNQKDAVEARSPPVVPWGQMLPSKIEQTLPRYPVDMKPTDGSWEIVNGTRYKFFVFSAFYDRRDGKLVRIIGATKTRGPEKVWCRFWYQTGVNSTKYRSASVMARVKIIRENWNLKYSACFILCPIRGPYQEIPRLVSVVSKIRAAPGNLLILRNTDNDPDFTNRTFSNVPNSIGVCVKPLHFNYDQALYLLEFLELNNLLGASHFTFYNHTIGPKASCVLQHYVDGDLPQFVTSYGERRLVTRHHANGTVSVESNDLHYHMPTSHSEDNSAQLKPKITVNILPWNLRMRSQKEIRTEGLFASLNDCLYRNMYRYSHVALIDLDEFIIPHHNDTLIDLITWLSKRINSRNTGAYSFQNAFFYLQFADDELLHEDGENARANLRAALTTQRKTRRRSKLHPQKQRSKYICKPEAVIEAGNHFVWEFCPGRGSLNVPADAAILHHYRVCEFGGDDCIKTPSLVDRTAHRYSKQLLDRVGTVYSYLKETCNLPDIARSATKLPPTRKKELKIRVPIRKETAKVPTVTENSQNSVVSVATAQETTFTKSVPQASAVEAILKTH; via the exons ATGTCGGCGCGGACGAAACGCATGAAGAAGTCATCCTGGGGGGCCCGGGAGCGCGCGGGAATGAGTTTTCTTATCGTGGTGGCATTTTTCGCCGTATTCGGTCTAATCATCCTTACCGAGGTGTTGATGATTGACGATCGTGGCCGTGCTGGCAGCATTATCGTACGGCACGGTAGCAACGGCGGTCGCTTTGGAGAATCCGTACCAGACTACGACGATGTCAAA GACGACTACTTGGATGACACCGGGATCTTCGTTCGGGAGACCAAATTCGGAGGCACGGCTGTGAAGAATATCCTCAAGAATCAAAAAG ATGCTGTCGAAGCGAGAAGCCCACCGGTCGTACCGTGGGGCCAGATGTTACCGTCAAAGATCGAACAAACTTTACCGCGCTACCCAGTGGATAtgaaaccgaccgacggttCGTGGGAGATTGTCAACGGTACGAG GTACAAGTTTTTCGTCTTTTCGGCATTCTACGATCGGCGCGATGGCAAGCTGGTTCGGATAATCGGGGCTACGAAAACGCGTGGACCGGAAAAAGTATGGTGCCGGTTTTGGTACCAAACCGGCGTGAACAGCACCAAGTATCGATCGGCTTCTGTGATGGCTAGGGTGAAG ATTATACGTGAGAACTGGAACCTTAAATATAGCGCCTGCTTTATCCTGTGCCCTATCAGAGGGCCTTATCAAGAGATTCCACGGTTGGTGAGTGTGGTTAGCAAAATCAGGGCAGCACCGGGTAATTTGCTTATCCTGCGAAATACTGACAAC GATCCCGACTTTACGAATCGAACGTTTAGCAATGTTCCAAACAGTATCGGAGTGTGTGTCAAGCCGCTACATTTCAACTACGATCAG GCTTTATATTTGTTGGAGTTCCTAGAACTAAACAATCTGCTAGGTGCCAGTCACTTCACATTCTATAATCATACGATCGGCCCGAAAGCATCGTGCGTCCTGCAGCACTACGTGGACGGCGATCTGCCTCAGTTCGTCACCTCTTATGGTGAACGCAGGTTGGTGACGAGACACCACGCGAACGGAACCGTCTCCGTTGAAAGTAACGATCTGCATTACCACATGCCCACGAGCCACAGCGAGGACAACAGTGCGCAACTCAAGCCAAAAATCACTGTAAATATTTTGCCATGGAATTTACGCATGAGATCACAGAAGGAGATACGTACCGAGGGTCTTTTTGCATCGCTGAACGACTGTTTGTACCGAAACATGTATAG ATACTCACATGTTGCACTGATTGATTTGGACGAGTTTATCATACCCCACCATAATGACACACTGATTGATCTCATCAC CTGGTTGTCCAAGCGAATCAACAGCCGGAACACTGGAGCTTACTCTTTTCAGAATGCATTTTTCTACCTTCAATTCGCTGACGATGAGCTATTGCACGAGGACGGAGAGAATGCCCGGGCGAATCTGCGGGCTGCTCTCACCACTCAGCGCAAAACACGCCGAAGATCAAAGCTGCACCCGCAGAAGCAGCGCTCGAAATACATTTGCAAACCGGAAGCGGTAATCGAGGCTGGAAATCACTTTGTGTGGGAGTTCTGCCCCGGCCGGGGCTCTCTGAACGTACCGGCAGATGCCGCCATTTTGCATCACTATCGA GTTTGTGAGTTTGGTGGCGACGACTGCATCAAAACACCATCGCTGGTAGATCGGACGGCTCATCGCTACTCAAAGCAATTGCTCGATCGCGTAGGAACGGTTTACAGCTACTTGAAGGAAACGTGCAATCTTCCTGATATCGCGAGATCCGCCACGAAACTCCCTCCGACACGAAAGAAAGAGTTAAAGATAAGAGTTCCCATAAGGAAGGAAACCGCGAAGGTTCCAACGGTCACGGAGAACAGCCAGAACAGTGTGGTCAGTGTGGCGACCGCGCAAGAAACCACCTTCACTAAAAGTGTGCCACAGGCGAGCGCCGTTGAAGCCATTCTCAAGACACACTGA